The sequence tgacaatcttttctaaggttaattattctcttatattgtttcttgaaaatcattacatgattttaaacataaaataaataaataaagtgaatTTCTgcgaaaaaaaaatgtttgttccCTTTATTAGAATCATTTGATTTCTTgtgaatgtttattttaatggtGGTAGGTTTCTattcaaaaaatcatattacTTATAAAAGACACATGTTttcactaagaaaaaaaaaacaaatgcattgacaagaaaataaaatttgaagtaaaagtattttttttatataatttcatcgttgaagttttttaacatatttattcttattttcacaaaattaaataataaaaaaatgaaaatcggTGCTAGATAATATCTAATCAAATAGTTGGTGCATGGATGATGGGGTTGCGCAAGACATGAGTAGTTCAAACGTATGCACAGAGAATTTGTaagaaaagaaactaaattTGCACCAATGCCATGATGACATCAGGCAACCCATTAACAGATATTTGATTTGGACAGTAAGCACATGCAATCTCGTCTCTTACCAGTAAAGAGTTGAAGGCCATGCAATTCTGACAAATTAAATGCTAGAAAGTAACATACGTGGATGAAGATCGACAATTCAAAGCCTGACATTCTTTCTTCCCATGAGCTCGATAGATATCTATCAGAATTTTCTGAAATTCTCAGCTCACCTAACAGGGCTCCCATGCCAGCCACAGACTCACATCTCACATTTATGGCCATGCCCCACCGTCTCCTCCCTCCATGTCCTCACCATTAAATGTTCAGGCTCACAGCAACAATGTCATGCAGCTTCACTGTAACCATGAAGAAGTCCCTTCCACCAGTTCAATCACAGAGCTCAAAGAGTGATTCTGGCGGTGCCGATCAAGTTTACAACCAAAGCATCATAGCTCCTCCCACAGCCATGTCAATAACCGATAGCTTTGAAAAGAATGATCACTCATGGTACAACTTAAATCAGCCATGATACAGGATTCTCAACCCAGCGATTAGACCTAGCAACATTACTGCTAGTTTGTCGAAAGGCAGCTAGCGTGTGTTTATTTCTGAATCATGACTAAGCTAACGTTAGAATATCCAATCATATATTTATCGTTTGGGTCCTTTTCTGTTTTCAAACTTGTTGTATCTCTTACTGATGCTTCTCTGTTTGTTTTCCAATGCTCAGGTTTGTCAATTCCCGAATCCCGACGGATCTATCAATTCAAGTTCAAGATATCACCTTTACTGTTCACAAGGTAACTAGCCAATGGATCTAATGCACTGTCTGTAAGAAATGAACTTTCAATGTGAATGAGCTTATATCATTTGATAACCACACTGTTTCTCCTGATGCAGTATCCCTTGGTATCCAAATGTAGCTACATAGGCCGCTTGGAGCTTCAGCCTTCAATTTCAAATTTGGGGTACCAACTCAAGCTTGAAAACTTCCCAGGTGGACCAGAAGCATTTGAAATCATTCTAAAGTTCTGTTATGGTCTTACACTAGACTTAAACCCTAGTAACATTGCTCCACTAAGATGTGCATCAGAATTCCTAGAAATGAGCGAAGAACTTGATGATGGAAATCTCATCTCCAAGACAGAAGCTTTCCTCACATTTGTAGTCCTCTCATCATGGAAAGACACCATAACTGTTCTCAAATCCTGCGAAACTTTATCTCCATGGGCAGAAAATCTCCAAATAGTTAGAAGATGTTGTGACTCAATAGCATGGAAGGCTTCTAGAGACAATTCAACAATAGGAGATATGGTTAATGACGAGGGATGTTGGTTTCATGACGTGGCTTCCCTTCGAATTGATCATTTCATGAGAATTATAACTGCAATAAGGGCAAGGGGAACAAAACCAGCGATCATAGGTAAATGTATAATGCAATATGCAGAAAGATGGCTGCCAGGCATGGATGTGGATTTAGAAGGTCCAAGGGGGTATGGATATGGAAAGAATGAACTGCAGTTCAGTATTTTGATTGGAAGGAATGAAGACGAGGGTATTGAGCATAGCCAGGAGCAAAAATCTATTATTGAAAGCCTAGTAAGCATACTTCCTCCTCAACCAGGAGCTGTCCCATGTAAGTTTTTACTGAAGATGTTGAAAATGGCAATGGT is a genomic window of Populus alba chromosome 5, ASM523922v2, whole genome shotgun sequence containing:
- the LOC118031561 gene encoding BTB/POZ domain-containing protein DOT3, which gives rise to MFRLTATMSCSFTVTMKKSLPPVQSQSSKSDSGGADQVYNQSIIAPPTAMSITDSFEKNDHSWFVNSRIPTDLSIQVQDITFTVHKYPLVSKCSYIGRLELQPSISNLGYQLKLENFPGGPEAFEIILKFCYGLTLDLNPSNIAPLRCASEFLEMSEELDDGNLISKTEAFLTFVVLSSWKDTITVLKSCETLSPWAENLQIVRRCCDSIAWKASRDNSTIGDMVNDEGCWFHDVASLRIDHFMRIITAIRARGTKPAIIGKCIMQYAERWLPGMDVDLEGPRGYGYGKNELQFSILIGRNEDEGIEHSQEQKSIIESLVSILPPQPGAVPCKFLLKMLKMAMVYSASQALISELEKRVGMMLENANVNDLLIPNYKSEDQGKFVNSLEQRTKHDIEVIQRIVEYFLMHEQELQQLPQTTGKSSVSKLLDSYLTEVAKDPNLSITKFQVLAEALPEKARTCDDCLYGAIDTYLKAHPLLSEHDRKRLCRIMNCKKLSLDACSHAAQNDRLPLRTVIQVLFCEQIKIRAAMQGKEPVASGNSSEQEITQTSTKTEITTLRAELENVKTQMTELQRDYFELQHEYGKKNNKHMNRSPWNFGWTKIRTSALFHRKSEGNLSGHVHKIPNSLGHKMNFRRRLSMS